One Lucilia cuprina isolate Lc7/37 chromosome 4, ASM2204524v1, whole genome shotgun sequence DNA segment encodes these proteins:
- the LOC111691093 gene encoding facilitated trehalose transporter Tret1-2 homolog, translated as MDSDKVVRAMARWWQTVSQEDSDPHARNPMLYDPLQDGVVKTSKKMQYVAALIVCLGAVSAGTALAWTSPVLPQISAPDTSTNATVSNSTDTNTSELQLTLSQQTWVSSLLAIGAFLGALPTGYVADAIGRRYTALAMDIPFIVAWICIIFAKSAGMLYFARFTIGLATGSFCVVAPMYISEIAEDSIRGTLGTLFQLMLTFGILLVYLIGAVVTWTTLSVLCLMVPLALFLGMLFLPETPTYLLKKGRRGDAALSLKFLWGRYCDSRSAIQQIQAELDQAGSNASFMDLFRIRAARRGLIISMLLMFFQQFSGINAVIFYTVPIFQSAGSTLDPSICSIIVGFVQVVMTLASSVMIERAGRKSLLLFSSTIVTICLVILGAYFNMKENGKDVSSLGWLPLLCVVLFMVTFSVGYGPVPWLMMGELFLPDVKATAVALTVMSNWFSVFCVTKTFGSMITAWGSDMTFWFFAFCMLIATIYVYSMVLETKGKSSAQIQMWLGGDK; from the exons aTGGATTCGGACAAAGTAGTACGCGCCATGGCGCGTTGGTGGCag aCTGTTAGTCAGGAAGATAGTGATCCACATGCCCGCAATCCCATGCTGTATGATCCACTTCAGGATGGTGTGGTTAAAACTTCTAAGAAAATGCAATATGTGGCTGCCTTAATAG TGTGTCTCGGTGCCGTCTCAGCGGGTACCGCACTTGCCTGGACTTCACCCGTTCTACCACAAATCAGTGCTCCTGATACGAGTACAAATGCAACAGTTAGTAATTCAACCGATACTAATACATCAGAATTGCAATTGACATTAAGCCAAC aGACCTGGGTTAGTTCCTTGCTGGCTATAGGAGCCTTTTTAGGAGCTTTACCAACAG GTTACGTTGCTGATGCTATTGGTAGACGTTACACCGCCTTGGCTATGGATATTCCTTTTATTGTCGCCTggatttgtattattttcgcCAAATCTGCTGGCATGTTATATTTTGCACGTTTTACTATTG GTCTAGCTACTGGCAGTTTCTGTGTAGTTGCTCCTATGTATATTTCAGAAATTGCTGAAGATAGTATAAGAGGCACTTTGGGTACGCTATTTCAGTTAATGTTGACTTTTGGCATTCTGTTGGTGTATTTAATTGGTGCTGTTGTCACCTGGACTACATTGAGTGTATTGTGTTTGATGGTGCCATTGGCTTTGTTTTTGGGCATGTTATTTCTGCCGGAGACTCCTACATATTTATTGAAGAAG GGACGTCGCGGTGATGCTGCTTTGTCGCTTAAATTTCTCTGGGGTCGTTATTGTGATTCTCGCTCGGCCATTCAACAAATCCAAGCAGAACTAGATCAGGCCGGTAGTAATGCCTCGTTCATGGATCTCTTTCGTATACGTGCAGCACGTAGAGGTCTCATAATTTCCATGTTACTCATGTTTTTCCAGCAGTTCTCTGGCATCAATGCGGTCATCTTTTATACAGTACCTATTTTCCAGTCAGCCGGCAGTACTCTAGATCCTTCAATCTGTTCAATTATTGTGGGTTTTGTACAGGTCGTTATGACATTGGCGTCTTCCGTGATGATTGAAAGAGCCGGTCGCAAGTCCCTGTTGCTTTTCAGTAGTACCATTGTAACtatttgtttagttattttGGGTGCTTATTTCAATATGAAAGAAAACGGTAAAGATGTCTCCTCTTTAGGCTGGTTACCATTACTCTGTGTGGTCTTGTTTATGGTAACATTTTCGGTAGGTTATGGTCCTGTGCCTTGGCTGATGATGGGTGAACTTTTCTTGCCTGATGTTAAAGCCACCGCTGTAGCTCTTACGGTCATGTCCAATTGGTTTTCGGTATTTTGTGTAACGAAAACTTTTGGTTCCATGATCACTGCCTGGGGTTCTGACATgacattttggttttttgcctttTGCATGCTGATTGCCACCATTTATGTTTATTCAATGGTATTGGAGACAAAAGGCAAAAGTTCAGCTCAAATACAAATGTGGTTGGGCGGTGATAAATAA